The following are encoded together in the Diachasmimorpha longicaudata isolate KC_UGA_2023 chromosome 3, iyDiaLong2, whole genome shotgun sequence genome:
- the LOC135159928 gene encoding uncharacterized protein LOC135159928 gives MCPAGGGNLPADQSALHLAEDAGKTGRQAHPGGGTEVKPDMRLTTCIPSWQINGDCVAPLRRHNRKHKGKEGGHLGVFIDTEGAFDNTSFDIMEKAAASFGIEASVTRWIAAMLRTRVVHSTLGDSAVRAVAGRGCPQEGVIAPLLWLLVVDGLLTGLEELGVRTVAYADDVALPVTSRDASMLHSKMQKVLDYVQHWCTSKGLRVNPEKTEVVHFTSRRRGIWLGKKLSWKKHIAMQTNKVTMTYWACKRMFGSTWGVTPRMVKWIYTACNRKAVDRVGRLAMLGITGALRTTPSSALEALLFIQPPHLLIRDEATKSAARLRLQGTWQGAKNGHASVLRADRKLEGLLSRGADMGETVSGKDADGAPPRGLVWYTDGSRVSGPADAGVWSEGPAIARAIGLDSHATVLQIELAALRTCASMILERGDEGKKIFIYSDSRRALKAILKYECCSKLVGQCVELMEEIAVINRLEVAWIPGHAGIRGNEKANELAKNGTRRASQWEVEHVDVHTDFVKDLVKERGDRRIVDRWDSKTGARHMKSLLEKPTRKIAETLLGLNRAKLRAIVGPGGGVEPGASDAYH, from the exons atgtgcccagcaggtggcgggaa CCTACCGGCCGATCAGTCTGCGCTCCATCTTGctgaagacgctggaaagaCTGGTCGACAGGCGCATCCAGGAGGCGGCACTGAGGTCAAACCAGATATGCGCCTCACAACATGCataccaagctggcagatcaACGGAGACTGCGTTGCACCACTCCGTAGGCATAATAGAAAACACAAAGGAAAGGAAGGAGGACACCTCGGTGTCTTCATAGACACAGAgggggccttcgacaatacttCCTTTGACATAATGGAGAAAGCGGCGGCATCATTTGGGATCGAGGCGTCGGTCACCAgatggatagccgccatgctccgaaccagagttgtccactccaccctcGGGGACAGTGCGGTAAGGGCTGTGGCGgggaggggctgcccgcaggAAGGGGTTATCGCCCCTCTCCTGTGGCTCCTCGTTGTcgacggcctcctcactggactcgaggagCTGGGGGTAAGGACGGTGGCATATGCGGACGATGTGGCACTGCCGGTAACTAGCAGGGACGCGAGCATGCTACATAGCAAGATGCAGAAGGTgctggactatgttcagcactggtgcacatcgaagggtCTAAGGGTAAACCCAGAAAAGACGGAGGTGGTGCACTTTACAAGCAGAAGGAGGG GTATCTGGCTCGGcaagaagctcagctggaaaaagcatatCGCCATGCAGACCAACAAGGTTACTATGACATACTGGGCATGCAAGCGAATGTtcggaagcacatggggtGTAACGCCGAggatggtcaaatggatctacacg GCCTGCAACAGGAAAGCAGTGGACAGAgtaggcaggcttgcgatgctgggcataactGGGGCCCTTAGAACGACCCCGAGCTCAGCACTGGAGGCCCTGCTATTCATACAACCGCCACACCTACTTATAAGGGATGAGGCGACAAAATCGGCTGCAAGACTGCGGCTGCAGGGAACCTGGCAGGGAGCCAAGAACGGGCATGCTAGTGTGCTCCGCGCAGACAGAAagctggaagggctactgtcgcgcggtgctgac ATGGGGGAAACCGTGTCAGGAAAGGACGCGGACGGGGCgccgccccgtggactagtGTGGTATACGGATggatcacgggtgagcggacCGGCAGATGCGGGGGTCTGGTCtgaggggcccgcaatagcgagggCCATCGGGCTGGATTCgcacgcaaccgtgctccagatTGAACTGGCTGCCCTAAGGACCTGTGCCAGcatgatcctggagagaggggacgagggcaaaaagatcttcatctactcagacaGCAGACGCGCGCTGAAGGCAATACTCAAATACGAGTGTTGCTCTAAGCTAGTGGGTCAGTGCGtagagctgatggaggaaattgccgtaattaatcggctcgaggtggcttggattccgggccacgctggcatcagAGGCAATGAGAAAGCCaatgagctagcaaagaacggaACCCGAAGGGCCTCTCAGTGGGAAGTGGAGCACGTAGACGTGCACACCGactttgtgaaggacctggtcaaggagCGTGGGGACAGGAGGATTGTGGACAGGTGGGACTCGAAGACGGGTGCCAGACACATGAAATCCCTCTTGGAAAAACCCACTAGGAAGATTGCAGAAACtttgttgggcctaaacagggctAAGCTCCGAGCTATAGTGGGgccaggggggggggtggagccaggggccagtgatGCTTATCACTAA
- the LOC135160389 gene encoding uncharacterized protein LOC135160389, whose protein sequence is MNAGKCFKCGRFGHTVSDCFQHLSIHVDRIRSSPSCTRGRLCSNRSSRNHPYLRHSMDDFVFEYLRHRYPYHPGYLNLEFKVKMRDWRVRSKKDLNALWDLPVRSDIEAGVEDVFNLRRLFGETPAPQPCHVPQFLDDSERTCDICASYLWDYPGYYYINDTVIERPSNVSVTAFNNKWFN, encoded by the exons ATGAACGCCGGAAAGTGTTTTAAGTGCGGCCGATTTGGACACACTGTCTCCGACTGCTTCCAGCATCTCTCCATCCATGTGGACCGCATAAGATCTTCACCATCCTGTACTCGGGGTCGGCTGTGCTCGAATCGTTCCTCGAGGAACCATccatacctgcggcactccatgGACGACTTCGTATTCGAATATCTG cGCCATCGATACCCCTACCATCCCGGGTACTTGAATTTGGAATTCAAGGTGAAGATGAGGGACTGGAGGGTTCGTAGTAAGAAAGATCTCAATGCCCTTTGGGATCTCCCCGTACGCTCCGACATCGAGGCTGGCGTAGAGGACGTTTTCAACCTCCGAAGACTCTTCGGCGAAACTCCAGCTCCACAACCGTGCCACGTGCCCCAGTTCCTGGACGATAGCGAAAGGACGTGCGACATCTGTGCCTCCTATCTGTGGGATTATCCAGGCTACTATTATATTAATGATACTGTGATAGAGCGTCCCTCCAACGTATCTGTAACCGCTTTTAACAATAAAtggtttaattaa
- the LOC135159929 gene encoding uncharacterized protein LOC135159929, with protein MANFCNRDLVPVVMRFRGEAEAEDIVFCSAYFPHDSPTQPPTKELRDLNVVWGSESCNDRGTALLEFMADVDLEILNKGSRPTFVTSRCQCIIDITMCTRWLAGRCMDWRVDREDTLSDHRRIRFSIEGCAELQQDRLRRNPRATDWDSFERKLEERLRVGRVRPCREDRLEDEAISRLSSRSRRLWNRACKSKRAEDWTLYRNAQREYKRLIKQSKELTWRTYCEELNALSRVFRLRRVSPAERLGRITLTSGETVTEPREVLEHLVCAHFPGSIIEHPGVCPEAD; from the exons atggcTAACTTCTGCAACAGAGATTTGGTGCCGGTTGTCATGAGATTTCGGGGGGAGGCAGAAGCGGAGGACATTGTcttctgctcggcttacttccctCATGACTCACCGACACAACCACCTACCAAGGAACTGCGTGATttg aacgtggtgtggggcagtGAGAGttgtaatgacaggggcactgccctcctggaatttatggcagacgtggacctGGAGATCCTAAACAAGGGCTCGCGGCCTACGTTTGTCACCTCGCGCTGTCAATGCATCATTGACataaccatgtgcacccgctGGCTGGCGGGGCGATGCATGGACTGGAGAGTGGaccgggaggacacactctccGACCATCGACGCATTAGATTTAGCATTGAGGGCTGTGCCGAACTACAGCAGGAtcgcctgcgcagaaacccaagggccaccgactgggactcctttGAGAGGAAACTGGAGGAAAGGCTCAGGGTAGGACGCGTAaggccctgcagggaggacaggttggaggacgag GCAATCAGCCGGCTGAGCAGCCGGTCCAGGAGACTCTGGAACCGAGCGTGTAAATCCAAGAGAGCCGAggactggactctgtacagaaatgcGCAGAGggagtacaagaggctcatcAAACaatcaaaggagctcacctggagaACATACTGTGAGGAGTTGAATGCACTATCAAGGGTCTTCAGACTTCGCAGGGTTTCCCCTGCAGAAAGGCTGGGCAGAATCACGCTGACAAGTGGAGAGACCgtcacagaaccgcgagaggtccttgagcatctggtttGCGCGCACTTTCCGGGCTCTATTATAGAGCACCCAGGAGTGTGCCCTGAGGCAGACTGA